GGCCGCCGCCGCGCACGTGTGGTACGGCGCGGCCAGTGCCCCCCAGGTCAGCCGCGCGCGGGTGCTGGCCCGCCACGAGATCAGCCAGCGCCTGCGGGCGGCGGCGGCCAACGAGGAATGGACCCGCGCCCGGCCTGCCTTTGAAGCCCACGGCGAACTGACCCATATTCAGGCCAACGTCTGCGTGCCGGTGGTGCAGGGGGGCGAGGTGGTGGCTTACCTGAATCTGGACAACCTGCAGAACCCGGCGGCGTTTTCGGCCCGCAGCGCCGATATTGCCGAGGCGTTTGCCACCCAGATCGCCGCCCTGCTGGCCGCACAGCGGCGGCAAGCCCAGGAGGCCGCCCGGCGCCGCGAACTGGAAGGCCTGCTGAGCGTGACGGCGGCCCTGCGCGAGGTGACCCACTCGGCGCAGGCACAGGGGGTGCTGGCGCAGCAGGCGGCGGCGCTGCTGGGCACCGCCGAGGCCACGCTGTGGTGCCCGGTCCAGAACCAGCCCCCGCTGGCCCGGCCCCAGGATGAGGCCCTGGCCCAGCAGGCCCTGGCCACCCGCACCGTGGTGCGCTGGCCGCCTCCGGAGGACCCAGCCTCAAACGCGGCGGCCCCGAACCCCGCGCCCCAGGGACCAGTGCCCGCCGTGATGGCCGCGCCGCTGTGGCGGGCCAACGGCGAGCCTCTGGCGGCCCTGGTGGTCAGCCGCCCGCACCCGCCCTTCAGTGAGCTGGACGCGCAGCTGCTGGGCGGCATTGCGGCCATTGGCACCACGACCCTGGAACGCCTGGAAGGCGTCGAGGCCCTGCGGCGCCGCGCCGAGGAGTTTCAGAAGCTCAGCGACCTGTCGCACCTGACGGCCACCCTCACCGACCCGGCGCAGGTGGCGCGGCGCATTCTGGCCGAATGCCGCAGCTTCCTGGGTGCCGAGGTGGCCGCCTTTGTGGATCTGGACGGTCAGCCGGTGGTCACCGATGGCCACGCCCCGCCCACCGTGCTGGCGGCGCTGGGCGCCCCCCAGGCGCTGGCCCCGGACGGCCAGATGACCGCGCCTGTGCAGCAAGACGGGCTGGTGGTGGGGCAGGTGGCCCTGCTGTGGCGCCCGGCACGGCCCCTGCCCCAGGCCGCCCGCCCCCTGCTGGACCGCGCCGCCGAGCTGATCGGGCAGGCCCTGGAACGCCGCGCGCACTTGGCGGCGCTGGAGGCCACCCAGGAAGGCGCCCTGCTGACCCTGGGGCTGGCCCTGGAACTGCGGGATTTCGAGACTGCCGGGCACACCCGCCGGGTGGTGCAGCAGGCGCTGGCCCTGGGCGCGGCTGTGGGCCTGGGCACCGAGGAACTGGAGGGCCTGCGCCAGGGCGCCTACCTGCACGACATAGGCAAACTGGCCGTGCCTGACCGCATTCTGCTCAAGGCCGGACCCCTGGACGCCGCCGAGTGGGCCACCATGCAGAGCCACGCCGCCGTGGGCTATGAGCTGACGCGCAGCATCGCCACCCTGCACCCGCTGGCGCGCGCCGTGATTCGCCACCACCACGAGCGCTGGGATGGGCGCGGCTACCCCGACGGCCTTGTAGGCGCCGCCATTCCGCTGGTGGCCCGGGTGTTCAGCGTGGTGGACACCTACGACGCCCTGACGAGCCACCGGGTGTACAAGGCCGCGTGGCCGCCCGAAACGGCCATCCTGGAGTTGCAGGCCCAGGCCGGCCACCAGTTTGATCCGGTGATCGTGGCTGTGTTTATCGAGCTGCTGCGCGCCCAGCCTGACCCCCTGGCCGGGCTTCAGGAAACCCCAGCGGATTAGCGGGAGGAGGAAGTGGAGGTGTGTGGCCTCGGGGAAGAGGGCAAGCGGCGCGGCGGGGAGGTCAAGCAAAATCACCCGTCTGCCCCGATGAAGCAAGCTAGAGGTATTGGGAAGTCATCAGGGGCCGGACAGGGGCAGCCCGTTGCACCCTGGGGCCGGAAGCCGGCTCCGCCCGCGTCGCTGTCTCTCACAACCCCCACTTTGTTTGCCTCCGAGACATTGGAAGTCTCCACTCGGGGTGGCTCTGGGGTCTCCCGGTCTACTCGCCTCCGGCCACCACGTCGCGGCCGGTGTCGGGCTGTGCCGCGAACCCCGGGGGGGTGCCGTTCGGAAAGCCGGGGCCCAGCAGGTCCACCGGCTGGCGGTCAGGCACAATGTCACCCTTCAGGCCCTGGGCCGCCAGCACGGGCAGGAAGGCCGCCATCACCTCGTCTTCGCCGTGCACCAGCCACACATGCGGCTGGCCCGCGCTCTGTAGGAAGGCCAGCAGGTCGTCCTGGTCGGCGTGGGCGGAAAAGCCGCCGATGGTGTGCACCTGCGCGCGCACCGCCACCTCCTCGCCCATGATCCGCACCGTGTCGGCGCCCGCCACGATCCGCCCGCCCAGACTGCCCGGCGACTGGTAGGACACGATGATCAGGCTGGTCCCGGGCTTCCAGAGGTGGTGTTTGAGGTGGTGCTGAATGCGTCCGCCCGTCATCATGCCGTTGCCCGCCAGAATGATCGCCGGACCGTCGTAGCGGTTGATGCGCTGGGATTCGGCGCTGGTGTTCACCACGTGCAGGGTGTTCGGCCGGAAGGGGTCCTCGCCGGCCTGCAGGGCGTCACGCACCTCGGGGATCAGTTCATCGCCGAACTCGAAATACTCGTGGGTGGCGCGCGCCGCCATTGGAGAATCCAGAAACACCGGCATGCGCGGCACCTCGCCCGCGTCCATCAGGGTCTTCAGGGTGTGCAGGATGGTCTGGGTGCGCTCAATGGCAAAGCTGGGAATCAGGATCTTGCCGCCCTGGCGCACGCTGTCGCGCAGGGCCGCGCTGAATTCGGCCAGGGTGTCCGGCCACGCGCGGTGGGTGCGGTTGGCGTAGGTGGATTCAATCACCACGGCGTCGGCCTGGGGGGGCGGAGTGAAGTCCAGCTGCAGACCACTTTCGCGGTTGCCCAGGTCGCCGCTCATGATCAGGCGGCCCTCGCTGCTCTCCAGCAGCAGGTAGGCGCTGCCCAGAATGTGCCCGGCGCGCTCCGGGGTCACGCGCACGCCCGCAATCCGCTGGGTGTCGCCAAAGTCCAGGCTGGGGCGCAGCAGGGCCAGCGCGCGGTGCACGTCCGCTTCCTCGTACAGCGGCGGAAGCACGGTGTCGTCGGCATGGCCCTGGCGCCGGGCGCGGCGCAGGTCATGGCGGTAGCCGTCCACCTGCAGGCGGGCGCTGTCCAGCAGCACCGTTTCGGCCAGCGCGGCGGTGGGGGCGGTGCAGTACACCGGGCCCCGGTAGCCGCGCTGCACCAGCAGCGGCAGGCGGCCCACGTGGTCCAGGTGGGCGTGGGTCAGGATCACCGCGTCCAGCCCGGCCACGTCAAAGGGAAAATCCTCGCGGTTGCGCGCTTCCATCTCGTCGCCGCCCTGGAACAGCCCGCAGTCAATCAGCAGCTGCCGCCCGCCCAGCGTGAGCAGGTGCATGCTGCCCGTGACCGTTTGCGCCGCCCCGAAGCTCTGAAGGTTCATAGGGCAGTGTAGGGGCGCGGGGCCGTGCGGCACGCTTTACCTGCCCTTTACCCTCCTGGCGCCGCGCGGCGGGATTGGGTACGGTCTGAGGCATGACCCAGCATTCCGGCAGCTCCGTGCCCGGCGCCCCAGACGGCTTTGGGCGGATTCTGGTGGGCGTGGATTTCTCGGCGTCCTCTCAGGCGGCCCTGCGGCTGGCCCGCAGCCATTTTCCGGCCGCCCAGCGCCTGCTGGTGCACGTCACCGACGCCCGCGTGACGGCCGCCCCAGACCTGATGGGCGGCGTGACCCCTTCCCTGACCGACCCAGCCCTGCTGCACACCATGGAAGCCGCCGATGCCCAGCGCCTGCAGGCCCTGGTGCAAGACGGCGAGGAACTGGCGGTGCTGGTGGGCGACCCGGTCACGGGCCTGCTGGACAGCGCCCGGCGCTGGGGCGCGGACCTGATCGTGGTGGGCACCCACGCCCAGAGCGCGCTGGAGCACTTTTTCCTGGGCAGCACCGCCGAGAAAATCGTGGGGCGCAGCGCCGTACCAGTGCTGACCGTGCGCGGGGGCGCGGCGTGAAGGTGGGCATTGTGGGGGCCGGGCTGGTGGGCGCCACCGCCGCCTACGCCCTGACCCTGCGCGGGTCGTGCAGCGAACTGGTGCTGACCGATGTGGACGAGGACCGTGCCCGCGCCGAGGCGCAGGACGTGGCCCACGCCGCGCCCGTCAGCCACGGCGCCCGGGTCACCAGCGGCGCGCCCAGCGACCTGCAGGGCAGCGCGGTGGTGATCGTGGCGGCCGGGGCCAACCAGAAGTCCGGCGAATCCCGCCTGGACCTGCTGCAGAAAAACGCGGCCATCTTCCGCGACCTGATTCCACAGGTAACGCGCGCCGCGCCGGAGGCCACGCTGCTGATCGCCACCAACCCGGTGGACGTGCTGACTGGTCTGAGCGCCGAACTGGCCCCCGGGCAGCCGGTGATCGGCTCGGGCACGGTGCTCGACAGCGCCCGGTTCCGGTATCTGGTGGCCGAGCGCGCGGGCGTGGACCCCACCCACGTCCACGGCTACGTGCTGGGCGAACACGGCGACAGCGCCGTGGTGGCCTGGAGCACCGCCACCGTGGCCGGGCTGCCCGTGGCCGACTTCATGGCGGCGCGCGGCCTGCCCTGGACCCCGGAGATCCGCACGCAGATTGAACAGGACACGCGCGGCGCCGCTGGGCAGATCATTGCGGGCAAGCGCGCCACCTACTACGGCATCGGCGCGGCGCTGGCCCGCATTGCCGAGCGCATTCTGGATGACCGCCGCGCCGTGCTGACCGTTAGCGCGCCCACCCCTGAATTCGGTACCAGCCTCAGCCTGCCGCGCGTGCTGGGCCGTGCCGGCGTGCTGGACACGATTGTGCCCGCCCTGACCGAAGAAGAACGCGCCGCCCTGGAGCGCAGCGCCGACATTCTGCGCGAGGCAGGGGCGTCCCTGGAAGGGTAGGGGA
This is a stretch of genomic DNA from Deinococcus aquaedulcis. It encodes these proteins:
- a CDS encoding HD domain-containing phosphohydrolase; amino-acid sequence: MSHEPSVFKLPPQAEAAVSRLLKLGARLLGVPAATLWAPRADAAGAAPRTLLDWLCLQTWLSPAQGPVVYPGPALHPPRALLAADTDETRFFVGLLLRHDDGQPLAVLYGAAPTPGPALDEDTQAALADLGTLLVNELGRAPPAPPEAALQAVGEHTSDAAYVKDRAGRYLWVNPAASALLGLAPARLLGQTDEALFGPQASAELRALEQRVMATRVPEVTEREVQRADGHHIYQLTTLPVVEGGRAVEGGVVKGVAGLARDITDRRRRVQAIQDVSAALSPQADLHTQTLARLALEDPVTGLRNRRAFDADLEAYLAQLAPGDGVSLLLLDVNAFKAWNDVHGHAAGDTLLRALGTALQAHCAAATVYRLGGDEFALLQPGPAPGSLRECVRAAERAVQAQGFAELSCAAGLARAPAEATTPSTLARLADQRMLHEKAARRADQGLGNLTGAPPDDRALELAGEVTFGALRATLALLAHDTRPEQNVWAPLLEAAVAAVPGAESGSLSLREGDSFVLQAQVGFSSALVGVRQPAAAAHVWYGAASAPQVSRARVLARHEISQRLRAAAANEEWTRARPAFEAHGELTHIQANVCVPVVQGGEVVAYLNLDNLQNPAAFSARSADIAEAFATQIAALLAAQRRQAQEAARRRELEGLLSVTAALREVTHSAQAQGVLAQQAAALLGTAEATLWCPVQNQPPLARPQDEALAQQALATRTVVRWPPPEDPASNAAAPNPAPQGPVPAVMAAPLWRANGEPLAALVVSRPHPPFSELDAQLLGGIAAIGTTTLERLEGVEALRRRAEEFQKLSDLSHLTATLTDPAQVARRILAECRSFLGAEVAAFVDLDGQPVVTDGHAPPTVLAALGAPQALAPDGQMTAPVQQDGLVVGQVALLWRPARPLPQAARPLLDRAAELIGQALERRAHLAALEATQEGALLTLGLALELRDFETAGHTRRVVQQALALGAAVGLGTEELEGLRQGAYLHDIGKLAVPDRILLKAGPLDAAEWATMQSHAAVGYELTRSIATLHPLARAVIRHHHERWDGRGYPDGLVGAAIPLVARVFSVVDTYDALTSHRVYKAAWPPETAILELQAQAGHQFDPVIVAVFIELLRAQPDPLAGLQETPAD
- a CDS encoding MBL fold metallo-hydrolase RNA specificity domain-containing protein — its product is MNLQSFGAAQTVTGSMHLLTLGGRQLLIDCGLFQGGDEMEARNREDFPFDVAGLDAVILTHAHLDHVGRLPLLVQRGYRGPVYCTAPTAALAETVLLDSARLQVDGYRHDLRRARRQGHADDTVLPPLYEEADVHRALALLRPSLDFGDTQRIAGVRVTPERAGHILGSAYLLLESSEGRLIMSGDLGNRESGLQLDFTPPPQADAVVIESTYANRTHRAWPDTLAEFSAALRDSVRQGGKILIPSFAIERTQTILHTLKTLMDAGEVPRMPVFLDSPMAARATHEYFEFGDELIPEVRDALQAGEDPFRPNTLHVVNTSAESQRINRYDGPAIILAGNGMMTGGRIQHHLKHHLWKPGTSLIIVSYQSPGSLGGRIVAGADTVRIMGEEVAVRAQVHTIGGFSAHADQDDLLAFLQSAGQPHVWLVHGEDEVMAAFLPVLAAQGLKGDIVPDRQPVDLLGPGFPNGTPPGFAAQPDTGRDVVAGGE
- a CDS encoding universal stress protein, with the translated sequence MTQHSGSSVPGAPDGFGRILVGVDFSASSQAALRLARSHFPAAQRLLVHVTDARVTAAPDLMGGVTPSLTDPALLHTMEAADAQRLQALVQDGEELAVLVGDPVTGLLDSARRWGADLIVVGTHAQSALEHFFLGSTAEKIVGRSAVPVLTVRGGAA
- a CDS encoding L-lactate dehydrogenase gives rise to the protein MKVGIVGAGLVGATAAYALTLRGSCSELVLTDVDEDRARAEAQDVAHAAPVSHGARVTSGAPSDLQGSAVVIVAAGANQKSGESRLDLLQKNAAIFRDLIPQVTRAAPEATLLIATNPVDVLTGLSAELAPGQPVIGSGTVLDSARFRYLVAERAGVDPTHVHGYVLGEHGDSAVVAWSTATVAGLPVADFMAARGLPWTPEIRTQIEQDTRGAAGQIIAGKRATYYGIGAALARIAERILDDRRAVLTVSAPTPEFGTSLSLPRVLGRAGVLDTIVPALTEEERAALERSADILREAGASLEG